The DNA segment acagccgacctcacacccgccctcacacccaccctcacacccgccctcacaccccgccctcacacccgccctcacagtcgccctcacaggCGCTCTCACACCCGCACTcgcacccgccctcacaccctccctcacacccgccctcacacccgccctcacaccccgccctcacacccgccctcacagtcgccATCACAGGCGCTCTCACACCCGCTCTcgcacccgccctcacacccgccctcacacccgccctcacacccgccctcacaccccgcactcacacccgccctcacagtcgccctcacaatCGCTCTCACACCCGCACTCGCATcggccctcacaccctccctcacagtctccctcacagtcgccctcacacccgccctcacaccctccctcacagtcgccctcgcacccgccctcacacccgccctcacacccgccctcacacgcGCCCTcataccctccctcacaccctccctcacagtcgccctcacagtcgccctcacacccgccctcacagccgacctcacacccgccctcacaccctccctcacagtcgccctcacagtcgccctcacacccgccatcACAAccgccctcacaccctccctcacagccgacctcacacccgccctcacaccctccctcacacccgccctcaccccctccctcacagtcgccctcacagtcgctctcacacccgccctcacacccgccctcacaccctccctcacagtcGCTCTCATAcccgccctcacaccctccctcacagtcgccctcacacccgccctcacacccgccctcacaccctccctcacagccGACCTCACACcagccctcacaccctccctcacacccgccctcacaccttccctcacaccccgccatcacacccgccctcacagtcgccctcacagtcgctctcacacccgccctcactcccgccctcacagtcgctctcacacccgccctcacaccctccctcacagtcgccctcacacccgccctcactcccgccctcacagtcgccctcacagtcgccctcacacccgccctcacacctgcccccacacccgccct comes from the Procambarus clarkii isolate CNS0578487 chromosome 58, FALCON_Pclarkii_2.0, whole genome shotgun sequence genome and includes:
- the LOC138353556 gene encoding eggshell protein-like, whose amino-acid sequence is MAGCEGRCEGGCEGGCEGWCEVGCEGGCEGGCEGGCEGDCEGGCEGGYESDCEGGCEGGCEGGCESDCEGDCEGGGEGGCEGGCEGGCEVGCEGGCEGGCDGGCEGDCEGDCEGGCEGGCEVGCEGGCEGDCEGDCEGGCEGGYEGACEGGCEGGCEGGCEGDCEGGCEGGCEGDCEGDCEGGCEGRCECGCESDCEGDCEGGCECGV